A genomic window from Nosocomiicoccus massiliensis includes:
- the aroD gene encoding type I 3-dehydroquinate dehydratase, with product MTEIVVTLSSRNLTELQQELKDLHHARDDFDILEFRGDYFEDDEEIIDALYGLRELNKRILYTYRTESEGGYGSDDDYVSHIKYISAHAPLDILDIQYNSYREAAFISHIKSRSIEVLFSHHDFLKTPDEKTVQSIIDGMYESFADYCKVAYMPSHNEDVELLFELLKENKEKYGNMIIIIAMGERGKITRVAKEPYNSAFTYGCLKTPQAPGQVEIKMLREVYKHNE from the coding sequence ATGACGGAAATTGTCGTCACGTTAAGCAGTCGTAATTTGACGGAACTTCAACAAGAGTTAAAGGACTTACATCACGCACGAGATGATTTCGACATTTTAGAATTTCGCGGCGATTATTTTGAGGACGATGAAGAAATCATCGATGCACTTTATGGGTTAAGAGAATTAAATAAACGTATTTTGTATACATATCGTACGGAAAGTGAAGGTGGATATGGTAGTGACGATGATTACGTGTCACATATTAAGTACATTTCAGCGCATGCCCCGTTAGATATTCTCGACATTCAGTACAATAGTTATAGAGAGGCTGCGTTTATTTCTCACATAAAATCTCGTAGTATCGAAGTACTGTTTAGCCATCATGATTTTCTAAAAACGCCAGATGAAAAAACGGTACAGTCAATCATCGATGGGATGTATGAATCATTTGCAGACTATTGTAAAGTGGCATATATGCCATCACATAATGAAGACGTCGAATTGCTCTTTGAATTATTAAAAGAAAATAAAGAAAAGTACGGAAATATGATTATTATCATCGCGATGGGGGAAAGGGGTAAAATAACACGCGTCGCAAAAGAGCCGTACAATTCAGCCTTCACATACGGTTGTTTAAAGACGCCACAAGCACCAGGACAAGTGGAAATAAAAATGTTAAGAGAGGTATATAAACATAATGAATAA
- the sufU gene encoding Fe-S cluster assembly sulfur transfer protein SufU → MNFSNLEQLYRSVIMDHYKHPRNKGELDSGTITIDMNNPTCGDEIRLMLEVKDNIIDDVRFEGHGCSISMASASMMTEAVKGKNVERALEMADEFSKMMLGEDYTITEDMGDIEALSGVSQFPARIKCATLSWKALEKGVEE, encoded by the coding sequence ATGAATTTTAGTAATTTAGAACAGCTATATCGTTCGGTCATTATGGACCACTATAAACACCCGCGTAACAAAGGCGAATTAGATAGTGGAACGATTACCATTGATATGAACAACCCAACATGTGGAGATGAAATTCGACTCATGTTAGAAGTAAAAGATAATATAATCGACGACGTTCGTTTCGAAGGACATGGCTGTTCGATTTCGATGGCAAGCGCATCGATGATGACAGAAGCTGTTAAAGGAAAAAATGTAGAGCGTGCGTTAGAAATGGCAGATGAGTTCAGTAAGATGATGCTCGGAGAAGATTATACAATCACAGAAGACATGGGCGACATTGAAGCATTATCCGGCGTCAGCCAATTCCCTGCAAGAATTAAATGTGCGACTCTATCTTGGAAAGCACTTGAAAAAGGTGTAGAAGAATAA
- the gcvH gene encoding glycine cleavage system protein GcvH, translating to MATPNNLKYSEDHEWVKVDGDTVTIGITEFAQSELGDIVFVELPEEGDEIAKGDDFGSVESVKTVSELYAPVSGEVLEVNEELEDSPELVNESPYEEAWMLKVKLRDASELDELMDAAAYDEMTGQ from the coding sequence TTGGCAACACCAAACAACTTAAAGTATTCAGAAGATCATGAGTGGGTAAAAGTTGACGGAGATACAGTAACTATTGGTATTACTGAGTTCGCACAGTCAGAATTAGGAGACATCGTTTTCGTTGAGCTTCCTGAAGAAGGAGACGAAATCGCAAAAGGTGACGACTTCGGTTCAGTAGAATCTGTAAAAACAGTATCTGAATTATATGCGCCAGTTTCTGGTGAAGTACTTGAAGTAAACGAAGAGCTCGAAGACAGCCCTGAGTTAGTAAACGAATCACCATACGAAGAAGCTTGGATGTTAAAAGTTAAGCTTAGAGATGCATCAGAACTTGATGAGTTAATGGATGCAGCAGCTTACGACGAAATGACAGGACAATAA
- a CDS encoding MetQ/NlpA family ABC transporter substrate-binding protein: MKRILFAFTLLLTVVLAACGGGKEANEKLTVVATPVPHAEILEEAKPLLEEKGIDLDIKVVNDYNTPNQMLDSEDADATFFAHIPYFNNLLKEGFDFENIGAVHLEPIGVYSNDYKSLEELPDGAKIMLSNNVPDEGRILKFFVDHGLLTLKDGVDPIEATIDDIEDNPHNFVFDNKTAPEIMVKAYENNEGDVFFINANYAIDSGLSPKEDAIELEAADSDYVNVVIVRSADKDNENLKTLVEVLQSEEIKKFIDGNYDGAVIPAE, encoded by the coding sequence ATGAAAAGAATATTATTTGCATTTACATTATTACTAACAGTAGTACTCGCTGCATGTGGTGGCGGAAAAGAAGCAAACGAAAAATTAACAGTCGTTGCGACACCAGTACCACACGCTGAAATTTTAGAAGAAGCAAAACCATTATTAGAAGAAAAAGGAATCGATCTCGACATTAAAGTCGTGAACGACTACAACACACCAAACCAAATGTTAGACAGTGAAGATGCAGATGCAACATTCTTCGCACACATTCCATACTTTAACAACTTATTAAAAGAAGGATTCGACTTTGAAAACATTGGAGCTGTTCACTTAGAGCCTATCGGTGTATATTCTAACGATTATAAATCATTAGAAGAGTTACCAGACGGAGCAAAAATTATGCTTTCAAACAACGTGCCAGATGAAGGACGTATCCTTAAATTCTTCGTCGACCACGGTTTACTTACGTTAAAAGACGGTGTTGACCCAATCGAAGCAACAATCGACGATATCGAAGACAACCCACATAACTTCGTATTCGACAACAAAACAGCACCAGAAATCATGGTCAAAGCATACGAAAATAACGAAGGTGATGTGTTCTTTATCAACGCAAACTACGCGATTGACTCAGGATTATCACCAAAAGAAGATGCAATCGAACTTGAAGCGGCAGACTCAGACTACGTAAACGTTGTAATTGTAAGAAGCGCAGACAAAGATAACGAAAACTTAAAAACACTTGTAGAAGTATTACAAAGTGAAGAAATCAAAAAATTCATCGACGGAAATTATGACGGTGCAGTCATTCCAGCGGAATAA
- a CDS encoding cold-shock protein codes for MNNGTVKWFNAEKGFGFIEREDGDDVFVHFSGIVGEGYKTLEEGQNVEFEIVEGNRGPQATNVAVQ; via the coding sequence ATGAATAACGGTACAGTTAAATGGTTTAACGCAGAAAAAGGTTTTGGATTCATCGAGAGAGAAGACGGAGACGACGTATTCGTACACTTCTCAGGTATTGTTGGTGAAGGTTACAAAACTTTAGAAGAAGGACAAAACGTTGAGTTCGAAATCGTTGAAGGCAATCGTGGACCACAAGCAACAAACGTTGCTGTTCAATAA
- a CDS encoding thioredoxin family protein — translation MKQKITEEELTSIIKRSGVEVIYGYTPMCATCKLAESFLNIATKVIDVNVTKIDLNYYEAFIQQYKIHSVPALLIFKDGKLQEEVYAFESVTKIVEIFKKYVDNENS, via the coding sequence ATGAAACAAAAAATTACAGAAGAAGAACTAACATCTATCATAAAACGAAGCGGCGTTGAAGTGATCTACGGGTATACGCCGATGTGTGCGACGTGTAAACTCGCAGAGTCTTTTTTAAATATCGCAACAAAAGTCATAGACGTAAACGTCACAAAGATCGATTTAAACTATTATGAGGCTTTTATTCAGCAATATAAAATTCACAGCGTTCCGGCGCTGTTAATCTTTAAAGACGGTAAACTACAAGAAGAAGTGTACGCGTTTGAGTCGGTGACTAAAATTGTCGAAATATTTAAAAAGTACGTTGACAACGAAAATTCGTAG
- a CDS encoding cysteine desulfurase — MDINKIRQDFKVLDETVNGNALTYLDTSATSLTPKSVVDKTNDYYFKYNANVHRGVHTLGSLATDAYESARMKVRKFINAKRFEEIIYTRGTTAALNLVARSLGDFAVEAGDEIVVTEMEHHANIVPWQQLAKRKGAKLVFIPLESDGTITLESVKSVMSDKTKIVAITHVSNVLGTVNDIKSIAKIAHDHDAYIVVDGAQAVPHMTVDVQDLDVDFYAFSAHKMLGPTGVGVLYGKAEILDQLEPVEYGGDMIDYVYKEDATWTDLPVKFEAGTPMIAEAIGLGAAIDYLLEVGMDNIHDYEQELVNYAYEEMQKIDGITIYGPKERAGLITFNLDGVHPHDLATALDQEGIAVRAGHHCAQPLMKWLDTNSTARASFYIYNTKDEIDTFIRGLERTKEFFSYEF, encoded by the coding sequence TTGGACATTAACAAAATAAGACAAGACTTTAAGGTCCTTGACGAAACAGTTAATGGGAATGCACTTACGTACTTAGACACGTCAGCTACAAGCCTAACGCCAAAAAGCGTCGTGGATAAGACGAATGACTATTACTTTAAATATAACGCAAACGTACACCGAGGGGTCCATACTCTCGGTTCGCTTGCGACTGATGCATATGAATCTGCGCGTATGAAAGTACGTAAATTCATAAATGCAAAACGATTTGAAGAAATCATTTATACACGTGGGACAACAGCAGCACTCAACTTAGTCGCACGTTCACTTGGTGATTTTGCTGTTGAAGCGGGAGACGAAATTGTCGTAACAGAAATGGAACACCACGCAAATATCGTACCTTGGCAACAACTTGCAAAACGTAAAGGTGCAAAACTGGTGTTTATTCCGTTAGAGTCTGACGGGACGATTACGCTAGAAAGCGTTAAAAGTGTCATGTCAGATAAAACAAAAATCGTTGCGATTACACACGTTTCAAACGTACTTGGTACAGTAAACGATATTAAATCTATCGCAAAAATCGCACACGACCACGATGCATATATCGTTGTAGATGGTGCGCAAGCTGTACCTCATATGACGGTAGACGTCCAAGACTTAGACGTTGATTTCTATGCGTTTAGTGCACATAAAATGCTTGGTCCAACAGGTGTGGGTGTACTTTATGGTAAAGCAGAAATCCTAGATCAATTAGAGCCGGTAGAATACGGTGGAGATATGATCGATTACGTGTATAAAGAAGACGCAACATGGACGGATTTACCAGTGAAGTTTGAAGCGGGGACACCGATGATTGCTGAAGCAATTGGACTCGGTGCAGCAATCGACTATTTACTCGAAGTCGGTATGGATAACATCCACGACTACGAGCAAGAACTTGTAAATTATGCTTACGAAGAAATGCAGAAAATAGACGGTATTACCATTTATGGACCAAAAGAACGCGCAGGGTTAATTACATTTAATCTTGACGGAGTGCACCCACACGATTTAGCAACAGCGCTTGATCAAGAGGGTATCGCTGTTCGTGCAGGACATCACTGTGCACAACCATTAATGAAATGGTTAGACACAAATTCAACAGCACGTGCAAGTTTCTATATTTATAATACTAAAGATGAAATAGACACATTCATTCGAGGCTTAGAGCGTACGAAGGAGTTTTTCTCATATGAATTTTAG
- the sufB gene encoding Fe-S cluster assembly protein SufB yields the protein MRKAPDIGEYKYGFRDDDVSIFRSERGLTEEIVREISKMKEEPEWMLDFRLKSLEQFYSKPMPTWGGDLSELNFDEIRYYVKPSERSERSWDEVPEEIKRTFDRLGIPEAEQKYLAGVSAQYESEVVYHNMEKELEEKGVVFKDTDAALRENEELFKEYFATVVPPSDNKFAALNSAVWSGGSFIYVPPHVKLDSPLQAYFRINSENMGQFERTLIICDEGSWLHYVEGCTAPVYTTNSLHAAVVEIIVKPNAYCRYTTIQNWANNVYNLVTKRTFAEENATMEWVDGNIGSKITMKYPAIYLKGEGARGMTMSIALAGKGQLQDAGSKMLHLAPNTSSSIVSKSIAQHGGKVTYRGLVHFGRRADNAKSTIECDTLIMDKQSTSDTIPYNEVYNNNISLEHEARVSKVSEEQLFYLMSRGIGEIEATEMIVMGFIEPFTKELPMEYAVEMNRLISYEMEGSIG from the coding sequence ATGAGAAAAGCGCCAGATATTGGTGAATATAAATATGGTTTCCGCGATGACGACGTTTCAATCTTCCGTTCTGAACGCGGATTAACTGAAGAAATTGTTAGAGAAATTTCGAAGATGAAAGAAGAGCCAGAGTGGATGTTAGACTTCCGTCTAAAATCACTTGAGCAGTTCTATAGTAAGCCGATGCCAACATGGGGTGGAGACTTATCAGAACTTAACTTCGACGAAATTCGTTATTACGTAAAACCTTCAGAGCGTTCAGAACGTTCTTGGGACGAGGTTCCTGAAGAAATCAAACGTACGTTTGACCGTTTAGGTATTCCTGAAGCAGAGCAAAAATACTTAGCAGGTGTTTCTGCACAGTATGAATCAGAAGTTGTTTATCACAACATGGAAAAAGAACTTGAAGAAAAAGGTGTCGTATTTAAAGATACTGACGCGGCACTTAGAGAAAACGAAGAACTATTTAAAGAATACTTCGCGACAGTTGTGCCACCTTCAGACAACAAGTTCGCTGCATTAAACTCAGCGGTTTGGTCTGGTGGATCATTCATCTATGTACCACCTCACGTAAAATTAGATAGTCCGTTACAAGCATACTTCCGTATTAACTCAGAAAATATGGGACAGTTTGAGCGTACGCTAATTATTTGTGACGAAGGTTCATGGTTACACTACGTTGAAGGTTGTACTGCACCAGTTTACACAACAAACTCACTTCACGCAGCAGTTGTTGAAATTATCGTTAAGCCTAACGCATACTGCCGTTACACGACGATTCAAAACTGGGCAAACAACGTGTACAACTTAGTTACAAAACGTACATTTGCTGAAGAAAATGCAACGATGGAATGGGTAGACGGTAACATCGGGTCTAAGATTACGATGAAATACCCTGCGATTTACCTTAAAGGTGAAGGCGCAAGAGGTATGACGATGTCTATCGCACTTGCAGGTAAAGGACAACTACAAGATGCAGGGTCTAAGATGTTACACTTAGCACCGAATACTTCATCTTCTATTGTATCGAAATCGATCGCACAACACGGTGGTAAAGTAACGTACCGTGGGCTTGTACACTTCGGACGTAGAGCGGACAACGCAAAATCTACAATCGAGTGTGACACGTTAATTATGGATAAGCAATCAACGTCAGATACAATTCCTTACAACGAAGTATATAACAACAACATTTCTTTAGAGCACGAAGCGCGTGTATCTAAAGTATCAGAAGAACAATTATTCTACCTTATGAGTAGAGGTATTGGTGAAATCGAAGCGACAGAAATGATCGTAATGGGCTTCATCGAACCATTCACAAAAGAATTACCAATGGAATACGCAGTAGAGATGAACCGCCTCATCAGTTACGAAATGGAAGGTTCAATCGGATAA
- a CDS encoding protein-export chaperone SecB — protein sequence MKAELKFSEYEIEEITYKINVLSEVEVMDDDENAPRLICNVIHSEEDNSRFIIKLGLELGDSNLSKNNIYLKCIVIGVFEQSKSAELNLVPNAVSILFPYLRSIISDVTSKGNRRPIILPPININEFLNRAEKMDETIE from the coding sequence ATGAAAGCTGAATTAAAATTTTCTGAATATGAGATTGAAGAGATAACTTATAAGATTAATGTACTCTCAGAAGTAGAGGTTATGGATGATGACGAGAACGCTCCCAGATTAATTTGTAATGTAATTCATTCAGAAGAAGATAACTCTAGATTTATCATTAAATTAGGGTTGGAATTAGGAGATTCAAATCTTTCAAAAAATAATATCTATTTGAAATGTATTGTCATTGGAGTTTTTGAGCAAAGCAAGTCTGCAGAATTAAATTTAGTACCAAATGCTGTATCTATACTTTTTCCATATCTTAGATCAATAATTTCTGATGTTACGTCTAAGGGGAATAGACGTCCAATTATTCTGCCACCTATTAATATTAATGAATTCTTAAATCGTGCGGAAAAAATGGATGAAACTATTGAATGA
- a CDS encoding methionine ABC transporter permease, with product MNDIKEMFRFEHVKIDALIEATIETLTMTGIATLFSFFIGIILGVILFQSSKGKAIASKPVYGATSFVVNLFRAIPFIILIILLIPFTKAIMGTMMGVWGAMPALIIGSSPFYARLVEIALKEVDKGVIEAAESMGATQTEIIWKVLLPESLPALISGITVTAIMLVGSTAVAGVIGAGGLGSLAYMVGFTRNQPDVTLVATIVVLIIVFIIQIIGDTVSKAVDKR from the coding sequence ATGAACGATATAAAAGAAATGTTCCGATTTGAACACGTCAAAATCGATGCACTAATCGAAGCGACGATAGAAACGCTGACAATGACAGGAATTGCGACGCTATTTTCATTCTTCATAGGAATTATATTAGGTGTCATTTTATTTCAATCATCAAAAGGTAAGGCAATTGCCTCTAAACCGGTGTACGGTGCGACATCATTTGTCGTTAACCTATTTCGTGCCATTCCGTTTATCATTTTAATCATATTACTCATACCGTTCACAAAAGCAATTATGGGAACGATGATGGGAGTATGGGGAGCGATGCCGGCATTAATTATCGGATCGTCTCCATTTTATGCGAGACTCGTTGAGATCGCATTAAAAGAAGTCGACAAGGGCGTAATCGAAGCCGCTGAGTCGATGGGAGCAACACAAACCGAAATTATTTGGAAAGTGCTACTCCCTGAATCACTTCCAGCACTCATTTCAGGGATTACAGTAACGGCGATTATGCTCGTCGGTTCAACTGCAGTGGCTGGTGTTATTGGAGCAGGAGGTCTTGGAAGTCTAGCATACATGGTCGGATTTACGAGAAATCAACCAGACGTGACACTCGTTGCGACAATCGTTGTTTTAATTATCGTTTTTATCATTCAAATTATAGGAGACACTGTATCAAAAGCAGTCGACAAAAGATAA
- a CDS encoding methionine ABC transporter ATP-binding protein: MIDIKNVTKVFKGKKKTVHAVDDVSLHIEKGEIFGIIGYSGAGKSTLIRMLNGLETLSSGDVVIGGDTINTLSKKALRKKRQKVSMIFQHFNLLWSRTVYENIRLPLEIAGVSKSEMDARVTELIHLVGLEGREHNYPSELSGGQKQRVGIARALSNHPEVLLCDEATSALDPQTTDEILDLLVKIREELDLTIVMITHEMQVIRKICDRAAVMENGKVIEVAPIIELFQNPKSSVTKRFVQDDLDDEDVDVQIKAIKESFPNSTVLKLGFVGTKANRPIVSQVIKTYDLDMNVLSGNIKQTNDASYGHLYVATEVQGETLTKIIEQFERENVSVEVIK, from the coding sequence ATGATTGATATTAAAAATGTCACTAAAGTTTTTAAAGGGAAAAAGAAAACCGTCCATGCGGTAGATGATGTGTCGTTACATATCGAAAAAGGAGAAATTTTCGGTATTATCGGATACTCCGGGGCTGGAAAGTCTACGCTAATCCGAATGCTTAACGGTTTAGAAACACTTTCAAGTGGAGACGTTGTAATCGGTGGAGACACGATAAACACCCTTTCAAAAAAAGCATTACGTAAAAAGCGCCAAAAAGTGTCGATGATTTTCCAACATTTTAACTTGTTATGGTCTCGCACAGTCTATGAAAACATTCGCCTCCCCCTTGAAATCGCAGGTGTATCAAAGAGTGAAATGGACGCTCGTGTGACGGAGTTAATTCATCTTGTCGGTTTAGAAGGTAGAGAACATAACTATCCAAGTGAATTATCCGGCGGTCAAAAGCAGCGTGTCGGTATCGCGAGAGCACTTAGCAATCATCCGGAAGTGTTACTATGTGACGAAGCGACGAGTGCTTTAGACCCACAAACGACAGATGAAATACTCGATCTACTCGTAAAAATTCGTGAAGAATTGGACTTAACAATCGTCATGATCACGCACGAGATGCAAGTGATTCGTAAAATTTGCGACCGTGCAGCCGTCATGGAAAATGGAAAAGTCATCGAGGTTGCACCGATTATCGAATTGTTCCAAAATCCAAAATCATCAGTTACAAAACGATTTGTACAAGATGATTTAGACGATGAAGACGTCGACGTTCAAATTAAAGCAATTAAAGAAAGTTTCCCGAATTCGACGGTATTAAAACTCGGATTTGTCGGTACGAAAGCCAATCGTCCGATCGTCTCTCAAGTAATCAAAACGTATGACTTAGACATGAACGTCTTATCAGGAAATATTAAACAAACAAACGACGCATCATACGGTCATCTATACGTTGCGACTGAAGTTCAAGGTGAGACGTTAACTAAAATTATTGAACAGTTTGAACGTGAAAATGTGTCAGTGGAGGTCATCAAATGA
- the sufC gene encoding Fe-S cluster assembly ATPase SufC, which translates to MTSVLEIKDLHVEIDGKKILKGLNLTLKQGEIHAVMGPNGTGKSTLAQAIMGHPAYDVTQGEVLLDGENVLEMEVDERAHAGLFLAMQYPSEISGVTNSDFLRSAINSSREEGDEINLMQFIKKLDKNMDFLEMDPDMATRYLNEGFSGGEKKRNEILQLMMLEPKFAILDEIDSGLDIDALQVVSKGINELRGPNFGSLIITHYQRLLNYIEPDFVHVMMQGRVVKSGGKELAERLENEGYEWIKQELGIEDETVDAVE; encoded by the coding sequence ATGACTTCTGTTTTAGAAATTAAAGACTTACATGTCGAAATTGATGGCAAGAAAATACTTAAAGGTTTAAATCTTACACTTAAACAAGGTGAGATTCACGCTGTAATGGGACCTAACGGGACGGGTAAATCTACACTCGCTCAAGCGATTATGGGACACCCTGCATACGATGTAACGCAAGGTGAAGTTTTACTTGATGGTGAGAACGTATTGGAAATGGAAGTTGACGAGCGTGCGCACGCTGGTTTATTCCTAGCGATGCAGTATCCGTCAGAAATTTCGGGTGTTACAAACTCAGATTTCTTACGTTCAGCTATTAACTCAAGCCGTGAAGAGGGCGACGAGATTAACTTAATGCAATTTATTAAAAAACTAGATAAAAACATGGACTTCTTAGAAATGGATCCAGATATGGCAACGCGTTACTTAAACGAAGGGTTCTCTGGTGGGGAGAAAAAACGTAACGAAATTTTACAACTCATGATGTTAGAACCTAAATTCGCAATCTTAGACGAGATTGACTCTGGTCTAGATATTGACGCGTTACAAGTTGTTTCTAAAGGTATTAACGAACTGCGTGGACCTAACTTTGGTTCATTAATTATCACGCACTATCAACGCTTATTAAACTACATCGAACCTGACTTCGTACACGTAATGATGCAAGGTAGAGTAGTAAAATCAGGCGGAAAAGAACTTGCAGAACGTCTTGAGAACGAAGGTTACGAGTGGATTAAACAAGAACTCGGAATTGAAGACGAAACAGTAGACGCAGTAGAATAA
- a CDS encoding DUF4870 domain-containing protein, which produces MDEFERNSEYTYETRPVFDGQIVMLSYLSLFVSAFIAPLIIWAVKKDDDPETGAALADVLNFSISYSIYSFVSSILTVVLIGFITTPIILVMVVVFTIIGAIKSFNGERYLPPLTIRFIK; this is translated from the coding sequence ATGGATGAATTTGAACGTAATTCAGAATACACATATGAAACACGCCCTGTGTTTGACGGACAAATCGTCATGCTATCGTACTTATCATTATTTGTATCAGCATTCATTGCGCCGTTAATTATATGGGCAGTTAAGAAAGACGACGATCCAGAAACGGGTGCTGCACTAGCTGACGTACTAAACTTCTCGATTTCGTATTCAATCTATTCATTTGTTTCTTCGATATTAACTGTAGTTCTCATCGGCTTTATTACGACACCTATTATATTAGTCATGGTTGTAGTATTCACGATTATTGGAGCAATTAAATCATTTAACGGTGAAAGATATCTTCCACCACTTACAATTAGATTCATTAAATAA
- the sufD gene encoding Fe-S cluster assembly protein SufD yields MANEFVLDKEKVLNDAEQNGVTDFFTNKRKEALDLIDRLDMIKPDKTRIYNWDFFTVEQPFTESSTFDSLSDLPEKVKEVVEVENVENLYVQHNNTKAFVELSESLKSQGVIVEDIFTASENHKDLVEKYFMTEGVAVDENKLTAYHQAMLNGGVFIYVPKNVKVEAPIQVVFYHDDENASLYNHVLLVADEGSEVTYVENYVTNLESANGQLNVVSEVLAKDNAKINYGAVDFLAKDLTGYVVRRGVTSRDAEIDWALGLMSDSNVIYDNTTYLNGDNSESEVKIVTIGRGQQILNFTTEVIHYGKNTYGNILKHGVMKENANSVFNGIGHIKKGATNSNAQQESRVLMLDGKARGDANPILLIDEDEVEAGHAASAGRVDELQLFYLMSRGLKREEAERLVIHGFLAPVVVSLPIESVKNLLVEVIEDKILH; encoded by the coding sequence ATGGCTAACGAATTCGTTTTAGATAAAGAAAAAGTCTTAAACGACGCAGAACAAAATGGTGTGACAGATTTCTTTACAAATAAAAGAAAAGAAGCACTAGATTTAATCGATCGTTTAGACATGATAAAACCAGACAAAACACGTATTTATAACTGGGACTTTTTTACAGTTGAACAACCATTTACGGAAAGTTCAACGTTCGATTCATTATCTGATTTACCAGAAAAGGTAAAAGAAGTTGTAGAAGTAGAGAATGTAGAAAACTTATACGTGCAACACAATAACACGAAAGCATTTGTAGAATTATCTGAGTCATTAAAGTCTCAAGGTGTTATTGTTGAAGATATATTTACAGCATCAGAAAATCATAAAGACTTAGTTGAAAAGTACTTTATGACTGAAGGTGTAGCTGTCGATGAAAACAAACTGACAGCTTACCACCAAGCGATGTTAAACGGTGGGGTCTTCATCTACGTACCGAAAAACGTAAAAGTTGAAGCGCCAATTCAAGTCGTGTTTTACCACGATGATGAAAATGCATCGTTATATAACCACGTCTTACTCGTTGCAGATGAAGGTTCTGAAGTAACTTATGTAGAAAACTATGTCACGAACTTAGAATCAGCGAATGGACAGTTAAACGTTGTAAGTGAAGTGCTTGCAAAAGATAACGCAAAAATTAACTACGGTGCAGTAGACTTCTTAGCAAAAGATCTTACAGGATATGTCGTACGTCGCGGTGTAACAAGTCGTGATGCTGAAATCGACTGGGCACTCGGTCTAATGAGTGACTCAAACGTCATTTACGATAACACGACGTACTTAAACGGTGATAACTCAGAATCAGAAGTTAAAATCGTTACAATTGGTCGTGGACAACAAATCTTAAACTTCACGACAGAAGTTATTCACTACGGTAAAAATACGTACGGAAACATCTTAAAACACGGTGTAATGAAAGAGAACGCAAACAGCGTATTTAACGGGATTGGTCACATCAAAAAAGGTGCGACGAACTCCAACGCTCAACAAGAATCTCGCGTATTAATGCTTGACGGTAAAGCGCGTGGTGACGCGAACCCAATTCTATTAATCGACGAAGATGAAGTGGAAGCAGGACACGCAGCATCAGCTGGTCGTGTGGATGAACTACAACTCTTCTACTTAATGAGTAGAGGGCTTAAGCGTGAAGAAGCAGAACGCTTAGTTATCCACGGATTCTTAGCACCAGTTGTTGTTAGCTTACCGATTGAAAGTGTTAAAAACTTACTCGTAGAAGTGATTGAAGATAAAATTTTACACTAA
- a CDS encoding Spx/MgsR family RNA polymerase-binding regulatory protein, whose protein sequence is MNKYYEYKKCSTCRKGKKYIEDKGINLEVIDMVEEPPSEYELKDIVSKADNYEIDDFFNTRGKVFKDLGLKEKLDTMSFDEKIELLSSDGMLIKRPMLVTESAVVLGFKEEQYDAVLND, encoded by the coding sequence ATGAATAAATATTACGAGTATAAAAAATGTTCAACATGTCGTAAAGGTAAAAAGTATATAGAAGATAAAGGAATCAATTTAGAAGTCATTGATATGGTAGAAGAACCACCGTCAGAATACGAACTAAAAGACATCGTTAGTAAAGCAGATAATTACGAAATCGATGACTTTTTTAATACGCGCGGTAAAGTATTCAAAGATCTCGGCTTAAAAGAAAAGTTAGATACGATGTCATTCGATGAAAAAATTGAATTACTGTCGAGTGATGGCATGCTTATCAAGCGTCCGATGCTCGTTACAGAGAGTGCTGTCGTTTTAGGATTTAAGGAAGAACAATATGACGCAGTTTTAAATGATTAA